The nucleotide sequence ACTGCTGCTGCCCTGGGGTTGCTCTGCACCTCGCGCTACTTTTTGCCCGCGATCGGCGGTCTACCCTTTCTCGAAGGCTACCTGCGAGCCGCCAAATGGAACCCCAAACGGGAACCCTGACCCCATCAGCGGTTCAACTGAATCGGGCGATCGCCCGCTGTGGCCGGTTGCTGGCATTGATACTGCGATCACTCACTGGCGGCTAAAATCTGGCGCAAGCTGGCGGGCTCACCATCCCGCACGACATGGCCCGACCGCAGCAGTACGGCGCGATCGCAGTAATCCAATTCAATTAACCGATGGGTCACCCAGAGAGCGGTCAGATGCCGCTCTTTGACCAGAGTTTGCACTAGCTTGACTAGCTCAATCTGACTGTCGGGATCAAGCAAGGCCGTCGGTTCGTCGAGCAGCAACACTTCACAATGGCGGGCGATCGCCCCCGCGATCGCCACCCGCTGCTTTTGCCCCCCACTCAGGGCATAGATGGGCCGCCGCGCTAAATGCGCCAGATTCACCGCCGCTAGCGCTTCCGAAACTCGACTCCGCACTGTCGAGAGCGGCAAGTTTTCCCCCACCAGGCCAAACGCCACATCCGCCCCAACCGTTGGCATCACTAGTTGATGATCGGGGTTTTGAAAGACGTAGCCAAAGGTGCCATTAATGCGAACCTGTCCCTGCTGGGGAGCCAACAGCCCCGTCAATAGCTTGAGTAGGGTGGATTTGCCGCTGCCGTTATCACCCAGCAACATGCAAAATTCGCCCGGCGGCACGGTGAGCGAGCAATGCTCCAAAACGTGGGCGGGCGGCTTCCAGGCGAACGAAACATCGTCAACCTGAATGGCGGGTGGGCGATCGGAAACGCGAGTCGGGTCAGTCATAATTACGCGGGTGCGGCCGGATCTGGGACAAGGGCGATCGCCTTATTTCGCCTCGTCGGGCACCAGTGAGAAAAAGCCCGGCGGACGTCCCGATGCCGAGGTGGTTCCAGATTTTTCATAGAGCTGGACGGCAGCAATTTCACTGCTCACAACACTGATATGCTTGTCTGTGACTTGGTCACAGGTGAATTCCAGCACCACGAGACCACCACTGGTCAGCGCTTCCGTCACTTTTTTATAGTCGGCTTGGGCTGCTTCCAAAGATTCTTTTTGGATCATGAGGGGCAGCGGTGAGTGCTTCAAATTGAGTTCGAGCGTGTGCATGAATGAATGGGTTAACGAGTTACTTGCCCAGTATCTCAGAGAAGCTCTCTCCCATGCAGTGAGTATTGTCCGCACTCGGCAAAAAAGTCTGTACGGGTTGCAAATTTTGGGGGAGACAGTTCGGGGTAAGATTTCGGGGCAGCGCACAAGGGCTTAACACCATGACGACTCCTCTTGTTGGCATCATTATGGGCAGCGATTCTGATTTGCCAACCATGCAAGCCGCGATCGCAGTGTGTGAAGACTTTGCCGTGCCCCACGAGGTGGCGATCGTCTCGGCCCACCGCACGCCCCAGCGCATGGTGGACTATGCCCAGAGTGCTGACGAACGCGGCTTGCAAGTGATTATTGCGGGGGCCGGGGGCGCGGCGCATTTGCCCGGCATGGTGGCCGCTCTCACCCCCTTGCCCGTGATTGGGGTGCCCGTCAAAACCAGCACCCTGAGCGGCATAGACTCGTTATATTCCATCGTGCAAATGCCAGGGGGCATTCCCGTGGCGACGGTCGCCATCGGCAACGCCAAAAATGCTGGATTACTGGCGGTGCAAATGCTGGCGGCAACTCGGCCCGATTTGCGTCGACAGGTGAAGGACTATCGCCGGAGTTTATCGGCTCAGGTCATGGCTAAACAAGACCGATTGGAGGCGATCGGCTATCGGGAGTATCTGGCGGAGCGCGATCGCTAATCTGGCAGTAAGACGATAGGCATCCCGGTAGGGCAGTGGTTGAGTAGCTGGGTGGTTGGGTAGTTGGGTGATTGCTGTCCAGGTGTCGGCCTTAGGTGAGGGTGCCCCTTAAAATGCAAACTTAGGACTGGGGGTTCAACTGAGTTGGACAGCCGTCTCGGCTGTCTCTAAGCAGGCAGGATGCCTGCCCAACAAGACTTGGCTTTTAGACATGCCAGATTCTTTAGCCGGGTTCCAAACGAATTAAGCGACCGTTGGACTCATCGGTAAGGACGTAGATCAAGCCGTCTGGCCCTTGGCGCACATCCCGCACTCGCTGGCCGATGTTGATGGGGGTTTCGTTAATGACAGCCCCGGAGTCATCCAACTCAATGTGGCGCACATCTTGGGAGACGAGGCCGCCCGCAAACAGATCGCCCTGCCAGGGGGCAAACGCCTCGCCTTGGTAGACCAGCAGGCCGGAGGGGGCGATCGCCGGGGTCCACACAATTAACGGATCGACCATGCCCGGTCGCGATCGCTCCGAGGTAATCTCACCACCGGAATACTCGCGGCTATGGGTAACCTCAGGCCAGCCATAGTTTCCGCCGACTTCCACTAGATTCAGCTCATCGCCGCCTCGGGCACCATGCTCCGTTGCCCAAAGGCGATCGCTCACCGGGTCATACATCATGCCCTGAATGTTGCGATGACCGTAGCTCCAAATCGCGGGATTCGCCCCCGGCGTATCGACAAAAGGGTTGTCTGCCGGTACCGAACCATCATCATTGAGCCGCACGATTTTGCCTAAATGACTGGCCAAATTCTGGGCCTGTTCGCGGATGAGTGCGCCTTCTAGCTCTAACGGCGGATTGCCCCCATCCCCCAGGGAAACCAGCATCGTGTTATCCGGCAGCCAGGTAATCCGCGAGCCAAAGTGCTGACCTCCCTGCTTCGAGCGATTCACTTCAAACAGAACTTGCCAGTCAGAGAGGGCACCTTCCGCTAGTCGGGCTCGGGCAACGCGCGTTTGGTTAGCCGAGCGATCGCCCTGCGCATAGGTGAAATAGACCCATTGATTGTCGGCAAACTGCGGATGCACGGAGACGTCGAGTAAGCCCCCTTGCCCAGTGGTGAGAACGTCGGGCACCCCAGCGATCGGCGTGGGATCAAGTTGCCCTGCCCGAATCAAGCGCACTCGCCCAGGCCGCTCGGTGACAATCATGGTGCCATCAGGCAACCAGTCCAACCCCCAGGGATGTTCAAGCCCATCGACCAGCACGGTTTGTTGAATAGTCGGCGCTTGGGCGATCACCGTCGGCTCAGCAGCCACGGTGGTTTCGGCTGTGGCCTCATCGGTGGCAGCGGAAGGAGTTGTCGGTGTACTGGTGGCGGTTGATTCCGACGAATCAGCCGCACACCCCGTCAGCAGAGGCGTTGCCAACAAAGTTCCGATAATTAAGGTCAACCCGTAACGGTTCATGGCTTATCTGTGGTTTGATTTTCAGCTTTGTACGTCACGTAGACGTCACCGCCTCAAGCATTAACTGGACGATGCAATTCATTTCGATTCTAGAGTGTCTGTTTTGTCGTGGGGGAAAGCCTGCCGCCAGCTGTGTGTCCCCGGCGTTGGCAATTCGGTCAACCCCAAAGAAACGACATTTAGATCAAATGCTCTATAACAGCTTAGATCAGTTATCCTACGGGCAACGAGTAGTGCAGTAACCGCGATGCCCATCATTCGCGATCGCTATCCCAAAAACTGGAACAGTCTAGCGCTGCAAATCAAACACGAGGCCAAGTGGTGCTGCCAACAATGTCAGCGTCCCTGTCGCCAACCCAGTGAACCGTTGGCCCAGTTTCAACAACGGGTGGAACGCTGGCGACAGACAAAAACCCCGCGCCCCGCCAAGTTTGAGGCCGCCCCGCGACGCTATTTGCTGACGGTGGCACATTTGGATCAACAACCCAGCAATCAAGACCCCAGCAACCTCAAGGCGCTCTGCACCGTGTGCCATCTCCAGTTTGACAGCCAGTTCCGCGCCAAACAGCGACGCCTCAAGGCAGAGTTTTTTGGGCAGCTTTCGATTGATGATGCCTGGCAAGAGGGGCTGCAGCTCTCACTGATGCCGCAAGCGGTTTCACCGTTTAGTATGCCGCGACAAGGGGAAGCCCCGGCAGAGGGTAAGGGCAAGGCGAGCCCCGGGACTCCGGCGAAGGGACCGAGTGGCGATCGCGACGATACTGTCGAGCCGACCTGACAGTCCGTAAACCTGAGGAGTGCTCAGCCAACAGCCCCGACCAGGCCCATGAATAATGCGTATCTCCACTGAGAAAAAGCGCGGCAATTCCATACTGCCAACCCAGAAAATAAACTTTGTTTGCAGCCTGAAAGAATTGATCCCATCGGGGTTATTCTAATAACAAGAAGCGATGAGCTTCGATTTCGAATGACCGTTCAGCCCACGTTAAATAGGAGGTTCGTTATCGATTTAACGTCTGAAACGTCATCACAGGCAACAGCATCCAGCCAGGTTTTTGATATCTCCTTAACCTTGTAGCACGAGAGTTAAGTCTTAGATACAGCGGGGCGCAAAGTCGTCGGCATTGTTATCGAGATGGCTCTTTAAAGGCTCACCTAATATCGGGAGATTCCTCAAGAAACCGTTCTGGGTGCTGTTGTCGTTTTAAATTAAATTCGTATTAGAAAGTCTATTATTTCCGTCTTACTATGCCGATATTTTTGCCCTTTAAAATCATTGATTCAAACAACTAAAATGTGGGTCATGAGCGGCTGATTTTGGGAATTGACTCCGCTGAGGGCAAGGCGGTTAGAACGTCTGACGCAGCGAGACGCTAGCCCCAGGGTGGCCCCTCTCAAGCCAAGGCTAAAACCCGGTAAGGGGAACAGCTCGTTAAGCCACCAGCCTATTCGTAGCATCCCCTTTTCCTTGCATCACGATCTTTGACGACCACCGGGTAGGGGTTGAATGCGATCGGGGGGCCAGTAAATTTTGTAGGCCCGCCCCAAGATTTTCTCAGTTGGTAGATAGCCCCACACATGAGAGTCGCCGCTGTCATTGCGGTTGTCGCCCAGCACAAAATACTGAGCCGGCGGCACAGTTGCGGGACCCCATTCATAATCGGGCGGTGACTGAATATACTCCTCTGACAAGACAACGCCATTGATCAAGACCTGCCCGCCCGTAACGGCAACGGTTTCGCCCGGTTTGCCAATGACCCGTTTCACGAACAAATTTTCGCGGCGGGCCGCAGGGAGCATGGCCTGGAGCGCCTCGGGGGGATAAAAGACGACGATGTCACCAGTTTGAGGCACATATCTTGGGCTGGGGCGCACAAATAAGCGATCGCCCACCTGCAACGTCGGCACCATTGACTCGCTAGGCACAATGCTTTGGATGAAATTCTGGTCAATCCAGTTGGGGGTGTTGCCAAGGACTAACCGCGTAATGAATAGCCCGAGAATGAGCAGCGCGATCGCGCTGGATGTGCGGCGAGAGTGCCCCGGAAAGTTGCGGTAAACGTGATAGCAGCTGAAGGCCCAAATCGCGGGAGGAAAGGGGGCCAGCAACGGCTGCTGATTGGCCAGCCAAGCGGTGAGAATGCCCGCCAGGAGCCACAGCCCGCCGAGGAGCGCCTGCTGAATATACAAGTGGCCCAAACCAGGCAACACCTGCGATAAAAAGACGGCATACCAAATATCTTTGCGGCCCTTTGGCACCGAAATGCGCTGCCCGTAGTTTTCTTGGGTGCCGCGATAGGCATCCAAAATGCTGAAGCTGTACAGCACAACCAGCCAGCCCACAGCCCAAAAGCCATGAAGGGTGTTGCCGTGGGCCCCAAAAATGGACCAGACGCAGAAAATGATTGAGGTAACGGCGATCGCCACTAATATCCCCCCTTTCCACCAATAGCGGCTGTATAACTGGCCGAGACCCGGAAAAATCAGCGCATAGTTTACCGCGAGCCAAGGGTCGGGCGCAGCGGGGTGGCGACGAGAGGCCGGAACAGACGGATGAGCCATAGGAAAATGGAATCGCCGACAGGGTTCGAACAGGAGTAAGGAGCGTTTTTCCCAGACGCTGGCGATCGCTACGATCGTCCTTAGGTCGCCCTTATCGTCCTGAGTATTGCAGGTCAGTGCAGTCTGAGGCCGATTTTCGCAACGGAATGAGATGCCAGGAGATGCCAGCCTTTAGACGGAGTGTTTCAGCCGCTCAGGGGACGGGTCCCTCGAACGATGCCTTAAACGTGTCGGGCAATTCTACAGGGAACCGTCCCCTGGGTAAAAGGTGCGATTAGGGTAAGGCAATCTCTGGAAAAGAATTTCCCCCCTCGTAGGGTGTCATGAGCGCCGCGTAATGCACCGCAGCCAGATATTTTTGCGGTTGGAGACGCCTAAAGTGATCACCCCTCATACGAGGATAGACAGTTGCTCACCGGAGCGCTCTTGGGCAATCCGTTCCACATCACCCCGGCGATACAGGGGTCGATTTTTCCGTTTCGAAAACCGACTCTCAATCTGGGCATCGGTCAATAATTGCTGAGCCGTTTTCGTCGGCAAGGCCAGCATCACGGCAGCCTCTTGCAGGCGAATCCACTGTCGCCCAAATCGCTGCAATAGCGACGATTCATCTTCCGACTGAATTTGCTTGAGCAGAAGCTCGGCCAGCAGCCAGCAGGCGCGGGTATCGGCCCCTGCCCGGTGCGAAGTTCCCACCTCGAAGCCAAAATGTTGGACTAAGTTAGGTAGACTCCGAGACGGCAAATCGGCCAGCAGTAAGCGCGACAACAGCACAGTGCACAGTTGCTCAGGGGCAGGGCGCTTAAAGGTATAGTCCAACTGCCGATATTCCGCTTGCAAAAAGCGATAGTCAAATTCGAGGTTGTGAGCCGTGAGCACGCCAGTTTCGAGGCGGTCGAGGCAGTCGGGCCACACCTCTTCAGGAAACACGCCCTGCGACACCATCGTTTGGGTAATGCCTGTGATGCGCGTAATCATGGCCGGTACACGCACCCCGGGATTAATGAGGTGAGTTTCTTGGTGCAAAATGCCATCGGCCAGGCTGGCTTGTAAAACTGATACCTCAATGACGCGAGCGCCTCGATAGGGCAAAGAGCCCGTCGTTTCGACATCCACCACAGTCAACAATGACTGACTCACCCGACGATAAAAGGCCAGTAAGTCTTGGGAGCGGAGGGCCGATTGCCCTTGGAATTTTTGGGGTTTTGCCATGCTACGTGCGATCGCCTTATATCCCCACCTTACATGGGTATTTCCTTTTCTGGACGGTTCTTCGGGGGCAATACCAGGGTCGCCCAAATCGTGGGGATCATGAGGCCCACATATCTTGAGCCCCGGTTCAGGTAGCGGCGCGATCGCGTTGCAACGGATACACCGTGCCCGTCAACTGTCTTTTAGAATGCCTGCAAATATTTTCTGGTACGCTGTGTGGTCGACTGCTGCGAACTGGTAGCTGTCGCCACGGTACCCAAATGCCGGATATCAAAAAACCTGAGTGATTGCGATCAGCGATCGCTGAACTCTATAACTGTTGTCTACCTTGAGCTGTTCCCATGACCAGTGTGACCGAAAAGCCCGTCACCGGCAGTAAAGCGGAAGATTTCCCCTTAAGTCCGGTACCCGAATCTGCTCGCAAGTCCATGATTTCGCTGGCCCCGATTTTGGCTGGCTTCACCCTATATTCTGGCACCCTATTTGCCGGCGGGCTCGTTGGCCCCTCGTTTCAGTTTTGGCCTGATCTCGTAGGCATTATTTTGCTCGGCAACCTGATTCTGGGCCTGTATGCTGCTTTCCTGGGTTACATCGCTGGCGAAACCGGACTGACCACTGTCTTGATGGCTCGCTTTAGCTTTGGCAGCGTCGGGTCGCGGTGGGTCGATTTCATCTTGGGCTTTACCCAGATTGGGTGGTACGCCTGGGGCTCAGCCTTAATGGCGCAGCTGCTCAACAATTTGGCAGGTGTGCCGGAATCCTGGAACTGGTTCATCATCCTGTTTTTTACCTATGGGTTTTGTTCCACAGCGTACTTTGGCTATAAAGCGATGGATTGGTTGAGCCGCATAGCTGTCCCGGCGATGGTGGTGCTGATGGTGTGGAGCTTGTCGATCGCAGCGGGCGATGT is from Leptolyngbya iicbica LK and encodes:
- a CDS encoding 3'-5' exonuclease, translating into MAKPQKFQGQSALRSQDLLAFYRRVSQSLLTVVDVETTGSLPYRGARVIEVSVLQASLADGILHQETHLINPGVRVPAMITRITGITQTMVSQGVFPEEVWPDCLDRLETGVLTAHNLEFDYRFLQAEYRQLDYTFKRPAPEQLCTVLLSRLLLADLPSRSLPNLVQHFGFEVGTSHRAGADTRACWLLAELLLKQIQSEDESSLLQRFGRQWIRLQEAAVMLALPTKTAQQLLTDAQIESRFSKRKNRPLYRRGDVERIAQERSGEQLSILV
- the purE gene encoding 5-(carboxyamino)imidazole ribonucleotide mutase → MTTPLVGIIMGSDSDLPTMQAAIAVCEDFAVPHEVAIVSAHRTPQRMVDYAQSADERGLQVIIAGAGGAAHLPGMVAALTPLPVIGVPVKTSTLSGIDSLYSIVQMPGGIPVATVAIGNAKNAGLLAVQMLAATRPDLRRQVKDYRRSLSAQVMAKQDRLEAIGYREYLAERDR
- the lepB gene encoding signal peptidase I is translated as MAHPSVPASRRHPAAPDPWLAVNYALIFPGLGQLYSRYWWKGGILVAIAVTSIIFCVWSIFGAHGNTLHGFWAVGWLVVLYSFSILDAYRGTQENYGQRISVPKGRKDIWYAVFLSQVLPGLGHLYIQQALLGGLWLLAGILTAWLANQQPLLAPFPPAIWAFSCYHVYRNFPGHSRRTSSAIALLILGLFITRLVLGNTPNWIDQNFIQSIVPSESMVPTLQVGDRLFVRPSPRYVPQTGDIVVFYPPEALQAMLPAARRENLFVKRVIGKPGETVAVTGGQVLINGVVLSEEYIQSPPDYEWGPATVPPAQYFVLGDNRNDSGDSHVWGYLPTEKILGRAYKIYWPPDRIQPLPGGRQRS
- a CDS encoding energy-coupling factor ABC transporter ATP-binding protein, coding for MTDPTRVSDRPPAIQVDDVSFAWKPPAHVLEHCSLTVPPGEFCMLLGDNGSGKSTLLKLLTGLLAPQQGQVRINGTFGYVFQNPDHQLVMPTVGADVAFGLVGENLPLSTVRSRVSEALAAVNLAHLARRPIYALSGGQKQRVAIAGAIARHCEVLLLDEPTALLDPDSQIELVKLVQTLVKERHLTALWVTHRLIELDYCDRAVLLRSGHVVRDGEPASLRQILAASE
- a CDS encoding PQQ-dependent sugar dehydrogenase, which gives rise to MNRYGLTLIIGTLLATPLLTGCAADSSESTATSTPTTPSAATDEATAETTVAAEPTVIAQAPTIQQTVLVDGLEHPWGLDWLPDGTMIVTERPGRVRLIRAGQLDPTPIAGVPDVLTTGQGGLLDVSVHPQFADNQWVYFTYAQGDRSANQTRVARARLAEGALSDWQVLFEVNRSKQGGQHFGSRITWLPDNTMLVSLGDGGNPPLELEGALIREQAQNLASHLGKIVRLNDDGSVPADNPFVDTPGANPAIWSYGHRNIQGMMYDPVSDRLWATEHGARGGDELNLVEVGGNYGWPEVTHSREYSGGEITSERSRPGMVDPLIVWTPAIAPSGLLVYQGEAFAPWQGDLFAGGLVSQDVRHIELDDSGAVINETPINIGQRVRDVRQGPDGLIYVLTDESNGRLIRLEPG